The following nucleotide sequence is from Nothobranchius furzeri strain GRZ-AD chromosome 6, NfurGRZ-RIMD1, whole genome shotgun sequence.
ACCCAAAACGTTTTTTCACTGCTCAGCTTTTGGGTTTTTGTGTGGGTTCCTGTTTTTAAAACCAGAAAAATGTTTCTGTCCAGATTAAATGCTTCACCTTTTTATCTTTGACATAAGAGAACAAGCTTAAAACATCTTTGTAAATCACTGTATTGCCACTGGTTCTTTTTATATTTCTGAAAAAAGTctataatttgttttattttgcacGGAAGTCAGAAGAAAAGCAAGTGGGAAGAGGTTCGGTTCGGAATTGCTTCCAGAAATTTTGACCTCaacagcagctgtgtgtgtgtgtgtgtgtgtgtgtgtgtgtgtgtgtgtgtgtgtgtgtgtgtgtgtttgtcgcaGCCGGTGTTACACCATTTTTTGCTACCATCATATTTTGTGGCTCTAAAGGGGACGTGAAGAAAGTGATCAGACCTTTGAATTTATTTTCTCACAGTGCAGCTCGTTTAAAAAGCCTTTTCCCAGAACAAATATCTTTAATGTTTAAAAGCATGGTCTGTTATTTTTTAGTTGGAGGGTCAAAACAGCACAACAACCTGTGTGGACCTTATTTATAGAGTTAATCCAGCAGATGCAGTCTTAAATATTATTCCAGTTGTATTACATGTTGAGTCGAAAGTTGTTGACACTGTCTGTTGAAAACAATCAAAAATGATGGGTAAATAATTGTGTAAAATTAACAGCATAACATTTCATAAAAATCCCtctatctttttttattttagagtTGTTTTAATCAATTTTCAATCTGGCCTCTCTGACTATCAGCAGTAGATTTGGTAATTGTTAATTTTATCAGGAGCTGTTCTCAATACCATCCATTCACTCTCTTTCACTTATCTGGGGTTGGCCCGGGTCGGGCCGTGGGGGCAGCAAcctgaggagagaggcccagatcTCCTTCTCCCTAgtcacttgggctagctcctccaggggaatcccaaggtgttccctggccatctgtgagacatagtccctccagcgtgtcctgggtcttcctttaggtctcctcctggttggatgtgctcagaaaacctcaccagggaggcgtccaggaggtatcctaaccagatacccaagccacctcaactggctcctctcgatgtggaggagcagtgggtttactccaaacccctcctggatgaccgagcttcacaCCCTATCTTTAAGGGCGAGCCCAGactccctgcggagaaaactaattttggccctgtggctcagctctctctttacctTCACATTGACCTAGTTATTTCATAATTGTAGCCCATAGAATGAGTAACTTTGAGCTTCTTTTGTTTTTACCTAAATATGTATTTCATCTGCAGGGTATGAAGGAATTAAAAAGGCTTGTGGAATGTCTACCTCCAGTGAACTTCAACCTCTTGAAATACATCTGCAGGTAGGGATTATTATTTTGGGTGGATGGGATTCAAATTGTGATGAAAAGGTTAAAGAATGAACAAAAAAAAGTTCTTCCTTTTCATAGGTTTCTCGATGAAGTTCAGTCTTATTCAGGAGTGAATAAGATGAGTGTGCAGAACTTGGCCACTGTTTTTGGGCCAAACATCTTAAGGCCAAAGATTGAGGATCCAGTGACAATAATGGAAGGTCAGTGTTTAAAAACATTGTCagatataatcattagtttaacttTCATTCCcaaatgtattttgtttttacCAGGAACTGTTCtggtccagcagctcatggctgtTTTGATCGGTCGCCATGATATCCTTTTTCCGAGAGAAGAAGACGAGTCTGCGACACTCGAACCCGCCAACAATAACAACATTGAACTCCCACGAAGACAAGCCGTCACGACTACCTCAGGCATAGCCACAGTGACCCAAAACGctgaaaacaacaacacccaAGTGGTGCGGCAGTGTGTTTGGGAAGCACCCGAGTCTCATTCCCAACACCAACAAGTAGACAACAGAGGCTCCCCGCGATCAGCGAGCCCCCGAAATGTTGTCCCCGGACACTTAGACATGACCCGTAGTCCAACTTTGACTGTGAAGAAGAACCCAGCCTTCAACAAAGGAAGTGGGATTGTTACAAATGGCTCCTTCAGCTCCTCGCCCTCTTCAGATCCAAATTTAGATAAGAGCCACTCCTTAACAGGAAGTGGGATTTTGACAGCACGTCGTAGCGGGACGCTCAAAGGCTCAGGGACAAAAATGGGCACCGGTGGCGTGACAAGCGGAGGCAGTCCGGCTGGGAATGGGACGAGCATTTTGCGCATGGGTATTTCAAGCTGTGACACAGTCACAGGAAGCCAGAACAACCGCAATGGTCTTTGGGTACAAAACGGCTGTGTCATGCTTCGAGAGAGCAACAAGACACGCGAGTGCTCCAACGGGGATCAAATAGCCAGTCAGAATCGTCTGTCTACGTATGATAATGTGCAGTTAAACCATCAGAACCTGCAGAACCAGATCGCCAACACATGTCTGAGCACCAGCTGTGAGGACAAGCAGAGTGTGGACAGTGCCACCTGGTCCACGTCGTCCTGTGAAATCTCCCTCCCCGACAATTCCACTTCCTGTCGTTCCTCCACCACCACCTGCCCTGAGCAGGACTTTTACAGCGGACACTATGAAGATTTGGATGGACCAGCACAGGATGGTGAACTTCCCCagtctggtggtggtggtggaagtGGAAGTGGCAGGAACAGCAACAAGGAAGAGGGTGAAGATGGAGGTGGGGGGAGCAGCCAGGGCACCAGTTACAGTGAGACCAGTGAGGGGCTGACCGTTGGTAATGGAGCTGGCAGCCACAGCGCGCTGCACAGCCTAGTGGCCAGTCTTAAACAGGAGATGAACAAACAGAGGAGCGAGTATGAGGCCAGGATAAAAAGGTAGGAATCAGAGACTGACTGATCTATTGCTGATGTTGAAAATTTAGAGGTCATGATCAGCTGATGACCGATATGTGCAGCAGATTTTTTGAGCCAATGCTTTCCACCATATTGGCATGCTAAAATAACAACAGTGCATGCACGTTTTATTAACCTTAAACCATTTTTAACACTGAATTTAAAGCTGtcctagaatttaaaaccacatcttttttgtttttgttgaataTAAGCAGCTTGATGTGTCTACTGTTGCACCAAAAGCCTGTCTCTGACCTGTTTTCCATGGTGAATTATAGTGTTGTAATGGCCGCTGAGAAACTTCAGTCTGAGGAGAGAaacactagcctggcctgccagactcgtcctctgtttaattctgcacagagaaagagtctggtatctCACAGGCAGCGTGGCACTTGAGGGGTGGGACCAGCCAGCgaaaaactaaccaatcagaaaaaagacggaaatgccgactgtacctctagtaaaaaaaaaaaccggtgtctggcaacggcgcaaatatCTTTTaagttttttagaagaaatgctttcagcgcttctacttgttgtggttttaaccctctcaggctcaaaataagttttgataaaacgacaaacaactaagtccttcaggggtacttctgagtttaaaaatgctcatgaaatacgaatgtggagtaaccaggtaggtaggttttaatgttgcaaatctgcaacacctgcctccagagggttaaagacattcgagtcatgtagaacagaggaaagagccgcagcgaactccgctgctgtctttgttgtttatgagaaactgagcatcattgtgtgtgacgtccgcgatgctgtagtttttttagctgtagtcaaaaatggcgtctggcgacagcgcaaacatttttctttagaagaaaagcttttagcgcttctacttgttgttttaaagacgtgtccaagtcatttagaacagaggaaagagctgcagcaaactccgcttcagtcgccatgtttatgacaaactcggagtTGTGGTGTATGACATACACTACTCGGCGCTGATtgatagaattctcagggggtggggttatttgaataggagagttcccagaccctttctctgtgcagaattaaacagaggaggagtctggcaggccaggctatagaAACACCACATTACATCTTCAGGTCCCAACACACTTCAGCGACAGCAGTACAGAAACGCTGGTCACGGTATTGCTAACGTTAGCCTGAGCTAGTGCTGTTGTTAACTTATCTTattagctactgctaatgctagcctgagctaaagCTACTGCTAACTTACCTACTGCTTGTTGGACGAGAGGAAAACAAAAAAGAAGAATGTCGGATCACACATGTAACATTCCATTTTTTAATGGGAATATCCAAACCTTtaatgaatgccagatagatccacAGCTTGTGGTCCTTGTCCTCTTACTCGTTCTTCCAAAATATTGGATGATGCCAGTCTATTAAAAAATAGTAAATATTATCCGATATTTTGGCCAACCGATACCTCGGTCTATCCCTAGTTGGGATACAGATTGAAAAAGCAGCAAATTTAAGGAAGGAAGcgcttgatgttttttttttttttttttaatcagttcTAAGCTTTTTCTAGCTGTGGAAAATgattttaatattttcattttctctgtagttCTTAACTGCTTAATGAGATCAACATTAAGCTAGGGCTGGGTGAAATGGCCTAAAAAGAATATCACGATATTTTGAGGATTTcgactcgataacgataaatagacgataactacaggtatgcgcagaaacaaaagctgtccactagatggggctgtcatgtATTACTTTGAGTCACATTTTTCAAGTGGCGCtcactgcagaaccacaaaggcggagctgcaccagagtcagccccgcccattccagaatcagccccatccattctatcagagtcagtccaattccttccagttgtcagactttatagcattctggaaccaaagagggtgttatagctaaaaaatgcaagattgaggacggagttgagaagtgaattgaacagtttttgtaaaggttccatataattaaaaatctaacttttggaacttttaatcatgttatattgtcatttcctcataagaaacacgccaaagccatttttggcctcattcatgcattttcctcccatctcagcttcaatttggtctcctcccccgaagcgggtctggtcttggttctcaaatctggatattctgtgaattttctgacaaattatttctgaaatgatttctactgagacaccgccggaaaaatcatacatcccatccACACAGACACACTGAATAGCACAATTAAATATAACGCCACCCAAtgtttatcagatgtggtggtgtagtggttatggtgtTAGGTTGACATGcaattttgcgcaggttcgcctcccagtaatGGAAATATTCTATAACCCCTTttactcatttctagctacacttcccagtactatgtttacaacaatttattggtatgccgtttaacatataatgactaatgtgttttttttatttattcattcgtttatttagccagtgtgagtccatctgtgagcagagtttcaactaaaatgctgtttaggaacgaccaaattcaaagaacttgtacagacataaatattttgctgaaaatgaacattacaactaaaatatgaacaaattaaatgtttcagctggctaaatagattgttgccgaccccaccgagaatcgaaccagcatcagctaaggggaaagcaaaacttaactcagacgatcttgccactggactaccaaatcCTACATGGTATTGTGACATGCTGTTGTACACGAGTTTTGTTAGAgcagctgtgggcagatattcgctaaaagaaaccttttcgtttcgggatatattcagactttgtcatgtagcaagttatatttatcttgtttaattggagcatagaaaatagcattaacgactgtaaactagtaacagccgtaattcatgtgggtcaggttagtttgcgataaagttgaaaaacaaaaacggaagtcagtgggctaggctgagtttgcgtgaatgggcggggctgactctggtgcagctccaccttatggtgcagctccgccttcatagttctgcagcgagcaccctctcacatTTTTTacttgactcaaggtggtacagcttcttgaatgttgccaacctacacacatcttttctttttttttatcaaatttattgacatgggaaaaattatctcaatGAGTCACAAATTTGGATAACGAAAAATTTTCgatgtatcgcccagccctacattaAGCCATAATTCTTCTGTAATAGTTTAGGATTTCAACATGGCTCATGAAATTGTTGCCTCATCCTGAAATGAATGCATGACACATAAAACTAATTATAGTTCTAATAAGATTGGTAAGATTTTTTGCTTAAACCAAGAAGACACCAGATTACTTACCACTTTCACTGTTGATGTGCATACAGTATAAGCCTATGCATCATCCTCATCATAAGACGCAGGTATTACACAAATCAGCAGACTTAATTTATTACATTAGTACACGTAGGGTTAGAGCTTGAACAGGAATCCAtcaaagtatttttttttcatttgttgcCCAGTTAGTGTCTTTCTACCAAATACAAGACCAGAGCTGGTTCTTAatgttttttaaaggtgtggaacactgaaaaaccattaactattatttctgattataatcagagtttttcatgcaggctgaacatgaaaagggtctcctacacctttctcctgcattagtacTTTCTCTACTTTCTGAGAGATAGTAGCTCTAAAATCTCTAAAAATATATATTGTTGGAGCTATTTATACtttatttgtgttatttttgtgtattttctttaaacTTGTGATTAGTTCACTTTATATTTTTGAAGCATTTATAAAGTTTATTTGTAGATtaatagttgtttatttttgtagttCATTTTGTTGTTTACCTTTGTAAGTCAGTCAGGAAAATTCACTGGGTCATTTTGTATAAGTAGGCACTGGTATAGGACCAGCATGCACTGGGGTGGGTGTATGGTTTTTTACCagagcaggagaagcagcaggaaaCAATGGAAAACAGGATCTGTGTTTTATTGCTTGCCAACCTGGAAAGTAATCCTTGAAGGAAACGCAGCTTTCAAGTTTGGACATTGAACTTCTTCTGCCTGCGTACGAAACGTTACCACAATGCAGCAGTGGCTTTTAAAGTTGGAAAATATGAAGTGAACTGACGAACAAAGGAACTACCACTACATATGTTTTGATTAGAATAATCATCACAGAAATTTGATGTCAAAATGTGTCTTTTCGTGAGCTGATATTCTAATATTTGATCACCGTGTTGACCTGAATATAAGACGAggttttttttcattgaaaaaaaatttaaaatgtggggtcgtcttataatcagGGTCTAAGCATTCACACATGCTGATATTTGTCTGGGGTCATTACACGCctgtaacagcagagggcgccaggctgtATGTTCTTAACTGGAGAAGAAAATGGGGACGACCGGTCCCGAGCGGAGTGGATCGAAAGTAGGACAAGTTAACAAGCTACTAAGGCGGAGTTATGATGCTGATTTTAAGATGATGGTGGTCAATTCGGCATAGGcatcaaacattgcatgcatggatgccttggatggcagtgaggatgacgttcCTGCAGGTGTAGCGATCTCATGGTACATCGGGACCACAGCAGCATGGCAGAGggcgtctgaataaaagcctTATTAGActttggatttcacatatgaaaggttttttttttcctgaagatTAGATTAGTCTCGGAAAGGGGGTCGTTTTACAATCGGGGTCAtcttatattcgggtcaataTGGTATTTCCTATTATGGGTCCACAAGTATGAACCATTCGAACAATTTTGAATCACATCACTTTTAGAAAGGTTTCAGTTCTAACTGGGAAATGGACCAGTTTAGATTTTACAAGTTTAATTTGAGTAGTTCTGATCAAAATTGGAAGCCACTTcatagcagaggtgtggacttgagtcacatgacttggactcacgtCAGACAGGAGTCAGACTTGTGACTTgtaacttgcaaagcagtgaatgGGTCTCACCTCTGCCACAGTCACCCAGTTAAAATCTAAAATATGATTCATAAACTGGATGAAGAAAACCACACTCCTCTCTCCTTCTGCAGCTTGGAGCAGCGTAACCTGGAGCTGGAGACAGAAATGGTGAACCTCCACGAGGAGCTGGACCAGGAGAGGAAGAAGTACACCATGGTGGAAATCAAGCTACGCAACGCTGAGCGGGCCAAGGACGATGCGGAGCGGCGGAACCAGATGCTACAGAAGGAGATGGAGCAGTTTTTCTCTACGTTCAGTGACCTCACCGCAGCCAGCAACGCCACAGCCACCGACCCTCGCCGGCCGGACCGAAACAACACCATCTGGATTCAGTGAGACGATGGCGTTAGGACTAAAACCTTTTTTGGGCTTCCGACTGAGGGAGTTGTGAAATGCCAATAAAAAGGATGCGCTTTAATTTAACAGACTTAAAGGTGTTTGTATAAATGTTGACATCACCCGGAGTGATGTCACCGCAATCATATCTGTACATATAAATATTTAAAGACCTCGTGGACACTAATGTAAAACCAGCGTGGTGCTCACTGAAGTGGAATTAGAAACAGTTTGTGATGGTACTACGTTTAGCCTTCAAGCATGATAAAAAGTAACGAAGGCAAACAATATACAGATGCAAAGAAACTGCTGAACTTATTAGTGCTCGGTGTTGTTCTTTATGTACAGAGAGGGGAAACAATACAGACAAAACCCAATCAGATGTTtgtaaagaaaaactaaaacctAAATGTTAGTGATATTTAAGCTAAATGTGATGTTTTATATTAAGATGGTTTTCTTGCACTTACGTGTCTGTCTAGCCTCTGGAAGCTGGTACTGAATGTTCTGTCCATGTGTGTCATCTGAATTCAGATTCTGTATATTTGCCTGTGCCTCTGTGACGTTGCATTTTACTCTTGACCAAAACTAAGGAAACCTGTCCTGTAAATATTTTATAGATAATTGAAGACACTAATTGTTTAGTCTGCACTGTGGTTTGACTGAGACTCAGATGGAAATAGCCCGAATTAAACTGTAGCTTGTGAAAGTCTGTTTTAGCCCTGTGCAATTGGCTGTTAGCACATGTTCCTGTCTTGAATTCAGAATTACAAAATTTGTACTTTACACTTAAAAAAAGTGTAGCAACCAATTTGTGTGCCTGTGGACATTTTCTGAGCGAACAGCAAAAACCTACTTAGAGAAaactactttatctttagcacatagCTAAAATTAGCTGCTAAAATGTGGAAAATCCGAAGGTGGAGCATCCAGTTAAGGATATTTACAGTGTAATGGCAAGATTTGGTAGCAAATGAGTGCATGAAGGTGCATGAGTTGGGAGTTGGtgtataataatgtgtattatgtGACTTTGTAATAAATTAAGTGTATTTATGTAGCCTTAAAACAAATGTCTACACACAGAGTGGATTTGCTGATGGGTACAAATCCAGACACGTCTGAGATCTGACCTGGTCTGGACATCTGTCAGGAGAGGTTTTGTGTGCTTTCAGACCTGCTGCTTCTCCTCTCTAGAGACCAGATCCCGTTTAAAACCTGCTGCTGGTCATTGCAGGACATCTGGAATGTGTGCATGGATTGAAGAATGAAAGTGCCTGGACAACCAAAGAAAGAACGAAAGCCTGCTCCTCTCACTTTGCACATTTCTGTAGGAAATAATAGGCTTACCCAAGCTGACAATGTCACCTCATTCTTTGAATTCCACACAAAAGGAGCTGCAGGATGCCATACTTGATGATACAGAGGAACTGTAAAAACATGTTAGGAATAAAAATGTATTCACCTGTAACATTGCTTAGTTTTTCAGTCTTTCCAGGGTTCTATGGTTTAAACTCACTCAATGTGCATTTATATCAAGAATAAATGACATGTCTCTTAACTGTTATCtcagaaatgtttacatttattcCACAGTAGGGGTGTGTATTGGGAAGAATCTGGTGATACGACACATGTATTACAACACAGGGGAGATGATATATCATGACACTAAAACCAGACAATACTTGTAATTATTAAGAAACTATTTATTTGGAGAACTCAGGCCAGATGCACATCCAATGTTATCATGAGGTCACATTGTTCTTTCCTCATTATACTTTTGGAAATCGTGTTTGATGCACATCATCACTGGCTCTACGTGGCACGTTTACAACTCAATGCCCGCTCACGCCCAGCACACTCCCACTGGTGAACAGTGTCTGAAAATATTTTACATCAACCACCTAAAAAAGAGTCAAAACATTCCATAAATGAGTTGAATGGTTGACAGAATATTTGATTACTAAAGCGTTTCTTAGTAGGGGTAGACAGATGTATCGGGccgatatttaccattttttataCATTGGCATTGGccgatatttgtccttagtaaagtcaatttaaatattctaaattaactttatttaggtcgacctatagggctggacaatatagcctaaaatcaatatcacgatatattgagtgatttctttttctcctcgataacgataaatggacaataacttcacgtatgtgcagaaacaaaagttgtccactagatgggactGTCACATGTAttgtgttgagtcacatttttacgggaCTCaaagtggtacagcttcttaaagagacatgaatgttgccaacctacacacgtcTTTTCATtgtttatcaaatttattgacatgggaaaaattgtcTCGATAAAGAGTCAGACATTTCGataatacattttcgatttattgcccagcccaagGTCGACCTGTATTCCTTAGCCACATAGACATATGTACTCTAGAGCATGCACGCGCTATGACTCCCACTCATATGCTGCTCCTCTCGTCACCTTTTTCAATccttaaaaattattattttaagcaCAATTCATTCAACAAATTGTGTATTTGAGTGTATAACTGTGATTTGAGCATTTCAGTTGATCACTAACTGATGAATACAATCACTTGTGGCAATTATATACTCCATTTACCATACAATAAACTCTCACTTCACTCATTTTTAATacattgcagtggtctctagtaggattgaatgccttgtaagtcatactgtgGTGGATTGGAGCTCTGGTGCACTTGTTTCAGCACAcataattcagctggaggagaaagtagcttcagacaacaggattttgagtcttatttccggatattcagacatctagcttctgattggcttacagcactctaccactgacgctttttgctttgcaacgttgatgttttatctccacaaataacacaatccttaaggagttctgctgtgttgtggatttgctaatgctaccaGTTAGCTTCTGCTTGTCGAGACGTTcctagacgctaaaacaacaacagcgttCTCTGTTTTGAGCCAAGATGGGGGAGTCCATGCAACAGCTTAATGTCTGTCAGGCTTTTGAAATTCTAAATTTTCACCTTCtgggcaggaaataggtgtacgagactattttcatttgcagcctgcatgaaaaactcagagagacCGATCATTTTCAAATATAATAAGTAAAAAAATGGTTCCTTAGTGAAGGACCTGTTCAAGATTTCCTTTGTTAGATCTGTTTGATGGGAAAATGTGATCAGCGTGTTTTAAGTTTGGCACCAATTCAGGCTCATCCTTCCCCCCAACAGCAGCATTAAAATTGTTGATCCAGTTGAAATAAAAAGGATATGAATGTGATGAGAACTGGCAGGAAAGTGGCAAAACTAAAAACAACAATGAACAAATGAACCTACACAAATCCAAGATCaaattttgtttattttcaaTCACATACATATACTATTTGTACATACACAGTTCCTTTAAAATGTTGTGTTTACAGCAACAGCtttcagtatttatttatttttttcatttgcatTTATGTtgactttttcttttacttttttgttttacTTGAAACGCTTTATTCTGAAGCTTTGAGATCAGCGTGAAACAGATACAGTTTCTTTTTGTTTCTCAATCTGACAATGTCAAAAGGTTAATTCATTAAAACAGCACGGAGtaaaagaaatgagagacaagggAGTCAGAAAAGAACCAGAGAACAACAATCACCTGATTCAGATGAGCTGTACAGGGTTTTGAAGAGTTACGGCTCTAAACATGGTAGCATCACCTGGTGCGCTGCAGTAGCCTGCCTCCCTGTATGAGTGCAATAGTGTTTATTGCATTGTTGGATTGTTATTATTTACAGTTGAATTGTGTGGAAAAGTGAAAATCAATGAATTGCAGATCACTACTAATGAGTCCAAAGACTAAGTACAAGACATAGCCTAATACGTGACAGGTTTTCGCTTTCTTCTGTTCTGGCGGAAATGTTATGGCTAAAAGATTTCTTTCGGATTACAAATGAATGTTTTGAAAACAGGAATTCTACTAATCCTGGATGTAAAACAGATCGATGTAAGATTTTGTGACAAACTTTGGGACCAGGGCattttctgattcagtggttaatGTGAGTGAACATCAACAAGCACAAAAACAATTTCCAAACACACAACCGACCCATCATTGATGTTCTTAAAGCGAGCAAGAGTCACAATCCTGGACTAGAGATTAGTTTTGGAACCAGTCCAGATGCCAGGAAACTCACGTCCACATCGTTTTTGTGTTGGATGCTGCTTGTCACACGGACACACGATGAAGCAAATCCATTCATTTCTACATTCAGTGCGGAGTCTGACAAACCAGCTGTTTGTGTGTTCTTCAGACGCATTAACCGCCACCAAAAGCACCTTTTGTCACaaagtaatttttttttgtttgggaGGGGCGTCTTATAAAACAATCAACAGTTCACAATCAGAAAAGTGGGGAAACAAAAACATTAAGacatattattatttttattgttattgtttttacaTGAGCAGGAAAACGTCAGAAAGAAGGGTGTAGTTACGTGGTTCAAGATGCCTGGTAGAAAAACTGCAACACTAATGTGTGTATTTGTGATACAGGAGCCAAATCTGGACCCCCCTGGTGAGAAACTGTACGTttttcaaacacaaacattttaaagTTGCATCCTGTTTTTTTGAAAGATTGCCCGGGCCAGACCCTGA
It contains:
- the arhgap24 gene encoding rho GTPase-activating protein 24 isoform X4; this translates as MTNNHETYLLMANSQNDMEDWVKTIRRVIWAPFGGGIFGQKLEETVRYERRFGNKLAPMLVEQCVDFIRRWGLQEEGLFRLPGQANLVKELQDAFDCGEKPSFDCNTDVHTVASLLKLYLRELPEPVIPFQKYEEFLACAKLLGKDDETGMKELKRLVECLPPVNFNLLKYICRFLDEVQSYSGVNKMSVQNLATVFGPNILRPKIEDPVTIMEGTVLVQQLMAVLIGRHDILFPREEDESATLEPANNNNIELPRRQAVTTTSGIATVTQNAENNNTQVVRQCVWEAPESHSQHQQVDNRGSPRSASPRNVVPGHLDMTRSPTLTVKKNPAFNKGSGIVTNGSFSSSPSSDPNLDKSHSLTGSGILTARRSGTLKGSGTKMGTGGVTSGGSPAGNGTSILRMGISSCDTVTGSQNNRNGLWVQNGCVMLRESNKTRECSNGDQIASQNRLSTYDNVQLNHQNLQNQIANTCLSTSCEDKQSVDSATWSTSSCEISLPDNSTSCRSSTTTCPEQDFYSGHYEDLDGPAQDGELPQSGGGGGSGSGRNSNKEEGEDGGGGSSQGTSYSETSEGLTVGNGAGSHSALHSLVASLKQEMNKQRSEYEARIKSLEQRNLELETEMVNLHEELDQERKKYTMVEIKLRNAERAKDDAERRNQMLQKEMEQFFSTFSDLTAASNATATDPRRPDRNNTIWIQ